One Rossellomorea aquimaris DNA window includes the following coding sequences:
- a CDS encoding peptidase G2 autoproteolytic cleavage domain-containing protein, which produces MSNGCNQNSIGTCSEAEGIGTVASGSASHAEGINTRAGGNASHTEGYITETTASIAHAEGASTTANGVASHAEGYATTAGGAHSHAEGNHTIASAQDSHSEGRFTSAINLAAHAEGNLTTASGIASHAEGENTVASGLVSHAEGQGTMAQGESSHAEGDQTEANGRASHAEGNLTVASGIFAHAEGQRTLASGDLSHAEGNQAQAIGQNSHAEGALTIASGFTSHAEGVNTIASGFFSHTEGQSTDANFLEGVHIMGQFGAANELPYSWYLANGTDASNPGLAAKILSDGNVKIDGAVTTPAADYAEMFETMDGNPIDFGYFVTLEEDKVRIANGQDDYMLGITSAKPAFLANSGELRWKHKYVTAEWGEILYEDVSLPAVFDSGGNVIVPQRRERRPILNPNWDSTKEYIPRSKRPEWVAVGLMGQLLVRDDGTCQPNSYCKPNNEGIATASDQGYRVTKRMGQNQVMIVVPQHYRNPNKQTVDQLVKLANLKEQGYLTEKEFQIEKNKLLNS; this is translated from the coding sequence CTCACATGCAGAAGGAATCAATACAAGAGCTGGGGGAAATGCTTCCCATACAGAAGGTTATATTACCGAAACGACAGCTAGTATAGCACACGCCGAAGGTGCCTCTACCACAGCCAATGGAGTGGCTTCCCATGCAGAGGGATACGCCACGACGGCCGGTGGAGCACATTCTCACGCTGAGGGAAACCATACAATCGCTAGTGCTCAGGACTCTCACAGCGAGGGGCGGTTCACATCAGCTATCAATCTAGCTGCCCATGCAGAAGGAAACTTGACTACAGCCTCGGGCATTGCGTCTCATGCCGAGGGAGAAAATACGGTTGCTAGCGGCCTCGTTTCTCATGCAGAAGGACAAGGGACGATGGCTCAAGGAGAATCTTCCCATGCAGAAGGCGACCAGACGGAAGCAAATGGAAGAGCTTCTCATGCTGAAGGAAACTTGACAGTGGCTAGCGGCATTTTTGCCCATGCGGAGGGACAGCGCACCCTCGCTTCTGGCGACCTTTCCCATGCTGAAGGAAATCAGGCGCAGGCAATCGGCCAAAACTCTCATGCAGAAGGCGCTCTTACAATTGCGAGCGGTTTCACTTCGCACGCGGAGGGAGTGAACACAATTGCCTCCGGATTCTTCTCCCATACGGAGGGGCAATCGACGGATGCGAATTTTTTAGAGGGCGTTCATATCATGGGACAATTCGGCGCGGCAAACGAGCTTCCTTATTCATGGTACTTGGCTAATGGTACGGATGCTTCGAATCCAGGTTTGGCGGCTAAAATATTAAGCGACGGTAACGTCAAAATTGATGGCGCCGTCACCACCCCGGCAGCAGACTATGCGGAAATGTTTGAAACGATGGATGGAAATCCGATTGATTTCGGCTACTTCGTTACATTGGAAGAGGATAAAGTGCGTATAGCGAATGGTCAAGATGATTATATGCTGGGAATCACAAGCGCAAAGCCGGCTTTCTTGGCCAATAGCGGAGAGCTGCGATGGAAGCATAAGTATGTGACTGCTGAATGGGGTGAAATTTTGTACGAAGATGTCTCACTTCCAGCAGTATTTGACTCTGGCGGTAATGTCATCGTACCGCAACGGAGAGAACGCAGACCGATATTGAACCCTAATTGGGACTCGACTAAGGAATATATTCCACGCTCCAAAAGACCGGAATGGGTGGCGGTTGGTCTAATGGGACAACTTCTAGTTCGGGATGATGGCACATGCCAACCGAATAGTTATTGCAAACCAAACAATGAAGGGATTGCAACAGCCTCAGACCAAGGTTATAGAGTCACGAAACGTATGGGTCAAAATCAAGTCATGATAGTCGTTCCTCAACATTATAGAAATCCTAATAAACAGACTGTTGATCAACTAGTAAAACTTGCAAATTTAAAAGAACAGGGCTACCTTACTGAAAAGGAATTTCAGATAGAAAAGAACAAGCTATTAAACTCTTAA